GCTTCTGCGACCACCGCCAACACCGATCGCGACGATGCATTGAAGGGCAGCGATTTCTTTGCGTCGGGCAAGTTCCCCCAGGCCCGCTACACCGCGACGAAGTTCCGCAGCCTCGGCGGCAACCAGTACGCGGCCGATGGTTCGCTGAGCCTGCGCGGCGTCAGCAAGCCGGTGACGCTGACCTTCACCTGGACGCCTGGCGCCAAGCCGGTGCTGGCCGGCAAGGCCACGATCAAGCGCCTGGACTTCGGTGTCGGCGGCGGCGACTGGGCCGATACCGCGGCGATCCCCAACGAAGTGGCAGTGAGCACCAAGGTCGTGTTCGACCCGGCGAAGTAGCTCGCGCCTACGCCGGTTCTGCGAGGAATGCCCGCAGCCGTTCTAGGTCGAACGGCCAGTCCAGCTCGATACCGCGGCCCTCGTCGCGCAGCACCGGCACGCGCACGCCATAGCGCAGCTCCAGGCCGTCGTCGGCGTCGATGAACACGCTCTCGAATTCGGGCACGCGCGCCACCGCCAGCACTTCCAGCGCCAGATCGCACAGGTGGCAGTCGTCACGCTGGAACAGCGTCAGCGCAGGTGCGGCGGCAGGGATCGAGTCATGCAGGGAATGGGGCATCCAATCGCTCACGGTTCCGGGCATCGGCAATGCGGCAGGGTATGGCAGGGTGACCCTGCCAGGGCGCGTAGAATAGCCGGATTACCTGTTCGCATCCCGCCAGCGCGCATCCGCCCGCGCAGCCAGCCCTCTCCGGAGTAGCCCCCACGTGGCCGTCAGCAGTTTCGACTTGTTCAAGATCGGCATCGGTCCGAGTTCGTCCCATACCGTCGGCCCGATGCGTGCTGCCGCGCGCTTCGTCCAGCGCTGGCTGGTCGAGGGCGGCAATGGCGACGGCAGCGACCTGCAGCGCACTGCGCGCATCCGCGCCGAGGTCTTCGGCTCGCTGGCGCTGACCGGCCGCGGCCACGGTACCGACAAGGCGGTGCTGATGGGACTGGAAGGGCACCTGCCCAACGCGATCGATCCGGACATCATCCCGCCGGCGCTCGAGCGCATCCGCAACAGCAAGCGCATCCACCTGCACGGCGAGCACGAGATCGGCTTCGACGAGAAGCACGACCTCATCATGAACAAGCGCCAGAAGCTGCCATTCCATACCAACGGCATGCGCTTCACCGCGTTCGACGCCGCCGGCGACGTGATCGCCACGCGCGACTACTACTCCGTCGGTGGCGGCTTCGTGGTCAACCAGGACGAGGCGGCCGAGGACCGCATCGTCGCCGACGAGACCGAGCAGCCCTACCCGTTCGGTTCCGGCGACGAACTGCTGGCGCGGGCGCGCGAGAGCGGCCTGACCATTGCCCAGCTGATGTACGCCAACGAAAAGGTCTGGCGCACGGCGGAAGAGATCGATGCCGGTCTCGACGAGATCTGGGAGGCGATGCAGGCCTGCGTCGGCCGCGGCATCCGCGCCCACGGCACGCTGCCCGGCGGCCTGCACGTGTCACGCCGCGCGCCGACCCTGCACGCCGAGCTGACATCGCGTCCGGAAGCGGCCATGCGCGATCCGCTGACGACGCTCGACTGGGTCAACCTCTACGCCCTGGCGGTCAACGAAGAGAACGCCGCCGGTGGCCGCGTCGTCACCGCGCCGACCAACGGCGCCGCCGGCATCATTCCGTCGGTGCTGCACTACTACGACAGGTTCTGCCCGGGCGCGAACATCCAGGGCGTGCGCACGTTCCTGCTGACCGCCGCCGCGGTGGGCATCCTCTACAAGGAAAACGCCAGCATCTCCGGCGCCGAGGTCGGCTGCCAGGGCGAAGTCGGCGTGGCCTGCTCGATGGCGGCCGCCGGCCTCACGGCGGCGATCGGCGGCACCTCCAGCCAGATCGAGAATGCCGCCGAGATCGGCATGGAACACAACCTCGGCCTGACCTGCGACCCGATCGGCGGCCTCGTCCAGATTCCGTGCATCGAGCGCAATGCGATGGGCGCGGTCAAGGCGATCAACGCCAGCCGCATGGCGATGCGTGGCGACGGCAAGCACAAGGTCAGCCTCGACAAGGTCATCAAGACCATGCGCGACACCGGCCGCGACATGCAGGACAAGTACAAGGAAACCTCGCGCGGTGGCCTCGCGGTCAACGTGATCGAGTGCTGAGCGCCCCGTAGCCCGGGTAAGCGCAGCGCACCCGGGTTCCGCACCAGGCATCCTGCAGACGGCCGCCGCCGGCAGGGGCCAAAGCCCCTCACACACCGCCAACACGCCGTTCCCGGCACTGTGGTTACCATCCGCCACAGGCCAGCCGGAGTGTTGCCCATGCCAGCCCGAGTGAGTCGTCGCGACTTCCTCAAATGCACCGTCGTCGCGGGCATCAGCGTGTATATCGCTGCACCGGGCAGCGCCGCGCTGGCCGCGCTGTTCGAGCAGCAGCGCCTGCGGCCACTGCCCTGGGATCCTGGCACCGGCAAGATCCGTTACCGCATCGACGCAACCGCCAAGGTCACCGGCGAGAAGGTCTTCAGCTTCGACATGCGCGGCCGCGACCTGCCGGGCTGGCCGGATCAGCAGGCGCACGCGATGCTGCTGCGCGCGACCCGCGCCGACCGCGCCTACGCCGGCTTCGATCTGTCGATGCTCGGCGATGCACTGCGGCCCGATCGCGTCGTCACGGCCGCCGACCTGCAGCGCGACGGCGTGCAGTTCCCGCCGTTCTACGGCGAGGACATGCTGCTGCCGGAGGGCAATACGCCGGCCTATCTCGGCCATGCCGTCGCCCTGCTGGTCTGGCACGACTTCGCCCGTTTCCGCGCCGCCAAGACCACTCTCAAGTTCCGCGACGACATCGTCCGTTACGGCGCCAGCACCGGCCCGCTGGAGCGCGATCCGTGGGCCGCCTTCCGCTACGTCCGCGTCGGCGGCGCGACCGCATTCGACGACGATGCCTATTCCAGCCTGAAGGACACTCCCCTGTTTCCGTCGGGCTACAGCAAAAAGCGCCCGCTGTGGCCGCAGGCCAATCCGCGCGGCGGACTCGATGCCCAGGGCGCCGCCCACGCCGCCACGATCGCAGCGGCGCTGGACGCGCCAGGCGACGACCAGCTGGTGCTGCAGCGCGAGTACTTCTCGCAGTCCATCGACACCGCCGCGCTCGAACCCGACAACGGCAATGCCTGGTTCGACGCCGCCAACGCCACGTTGCACCTGGTCGTGGCCACGCAGTCGCCGCAGGAAATCGCCGAGGATGGCCCGCGCGTGCTCGCCGCGAGCGGGCTGAACGTGAAGAACCTGGTGCTGCATCCCTGCTACACGGTCGGCTACGGCTCCAAGGACCACACCCCGTTCCCGTTCTACGTGCTGATGGCCGGCCTGTACGGCGACGGCCGGCCGGTGCGGCTGGCCAATGATCGCTACGAGCAGTTCCAGTCGAGCCTGAAGCGGCACAGTTTCCGCATCCGCTATCGCATCGCGGTCGATCGCAAGACCGGCAAGTTCGGGATCTTCCAGGGCGACATGGTCGGCGACGGCGGCGGCCGCCTGAATTTCTCGCCATCGGTGTGCCTGGTGGCGGCAACCGCGGCGCAGTCGATCTACTACTTCCCGCAAAGCGACCTGGCCAGCACGGTGATCTCCTCGCGCGCGCTCGATTGCGGCTCCGCGCGCGGCTACGGCACGCTGCAGAGCATGGGCGCGACCGAGATGCTGGTCGACGAAGTCGCCGCCGAGCTCAAGCTCGATCCGATCGAGCTGCGCCAGCGCAATGTGTTTACTACCGGCATGAAGAACACCCAGGGTGCGATCCCCGGCGGCGCACAACGAGCCGACGAGGTGCTGGCCCAGTGCCGCGCGCATCCGCTGTGGCGCGACCGCGACAAGCGCAAGCGCGAGTACGAAGCGACGCATCCGGGCAAGCGCCATGGCATCGGCTTCGGTTGCGTGCAGAAGGATTTCGGCACCGGTGCCGAAGCGGCGTTCGTCGAGGTGGCCTTCGCCCCGGACGGTCGCCTGCTGCTGCGCCACATCGGTGTCGACATGGGCACGGGCATGGCGACCAGCCAGTCGGCGCTGTGCATTCCGTGGCTGGGCAAACCGGCCGACGACGTTCGCACTGGCGAGACGCACTGGCCGGAACTGCCGATGATCGCGACCGGCGACCCGTGGCTGATGCAGCAGGCCGAGCAGGACCGCAATGTCGGCAACCCACGCTGGACGCCGCACGTCTGCAGTCCGAGCAGCGCCAGCAACTCGGCGTACTTCTTCAGCCATGCCACGCGCGAGGCCGCACGGCTGTTGTTCACGCAGGGCCTGTGGCCCGCGGCCAGGGCGATATGGAGCGAGGGCTTCGGCGGCGGCCAGCTGGCACCGCTGGCGATTCGACGTGAGGACGCCCACTGGGTCGATGGCCGGCTCACCGCCGGCGGCCTGGCCGGACTGCCGCTGCAGCAGCTTGTCGCCAAGGCCTACGAACTTGGCCTGGCCACCGGTGCGATCGTCCACACGTTCAACCGCTGGCAATGGGCCGAAGCCGATTTCCCGCTCGACGGCGAAGACGCGCGCCTGCCACTGGATGCCATCGCCCTGCGCTGGGGCGCGGAAGGAAGCACCGGCAAGGGCACCGCCACGGCCAACGGCTATCGCATGATCGAACGCACCCGCGTGTTCTACCCGCCGACCCAGCGCAACAACGCGGGCGTCGTTTACTACAGCGCCATCGGCACGATCGCGGAAGTCGCGGTCGACACGGCCAGCGGCAAGGTCGAGCTGATCAATCACCATTCCGTGCTCGAGTGCGGCAACCCGATCGTTGCCGAACTGGTCTCCGGACAGCTGCAGGGCGGCCTGGCGATGGGCATCGGCCACGCCCTGCACGAATACCTGCCGCTGTACGAAGACGGCCCCGGTGACGGCACCTGGAACTTCAACCGCTACACCCTGCCACGCGCCGCCGATGTCGCGGTGTGGAAGCAGACTGGCGAAGTGTTGCCGGCGCTGTCGGCCAGCGACCCGCCCAAGGGCATGGCCGAGGTGGTGATGATCGCGGTGGTGCCGGCGATCGTGAATGCCATCGCCCACGCCACCGGGCTGCGCTTTCGCGAACTTCCAGTGACCGCCGAGAAGGTCCGCGCCGCCCTGGTCGCCGGCCGTGTGCAGGAGCAGACGGCATGAGCACGATTCCAGCCAGGCGGCGCCCCCTGTCGCTGCAGGTCAACGGCGTCGCCCACGGGCCCATCGACGTGCCCGAGGACATGATGCTGGTCGATGTCCTGCACGAGTACCTGGGGCTGACCGGCACGCGCTTCGGCTGCGGCCAGGGTGAATGCCGCGCCTGCACCGTGATCGTCGACGACGAGCGCGGCCCGCGCGAAGTGCGCAGCTGCATCACCGGGGCACACTATTTCGACGGCAAGCGCATCCGCACGGTCGAAGGCCACGCCAGGCGCGATGACGCCGGCACGATCGTCGAGCTGTCCCCGGTGCAGCAGGCCTTCCTCGATCACTTCAGCTTCCAGTGCGGCTACTGCACGCCCGGCTTCGTCAACGCCGCCACGGTACTGCTCGAACGCCTGCGCAAAGCTCCCATCAGCAACGACCAGGTCGAGGACACGATCAGCGAGGCGTTGAATCCGCACCTGTGCCGCTGCACCGGCTACGTGCGCTACTACCAGGCAGTGAAGGCGCTGGTGCTGGCCACGCCCGGCCTGGTCAAGGGCGGCCTGGTCGAGGGCGGCAAGGAGCGCGCGCCATGACCCGCGTCGGCTGGAAGCGCATCTTCGCCTGGCTGTTGCTGATCGTCGTGGCCGTGCTGCTGATCGGCTGGATCTCACGCTGGTGGTCGAACCGCGGACCGGTCCAGAAGGTCCAGGCGACGCCCGCGCAGATCGAGCGCGGCCGCTACCTGGCCGATGCGGCCGACTGCGCCGGCTGCCATACCGCGCACGGTGGCGCACCACTGGCCGGCGGCGTTCCGCTGCATTCGCCATTCGGCACGATCCACGGCACCAACATCACCCCCGACGGCGAGCACGGCATCGGCCGCTACACCGCCGACGATTTCTTCCACGCGCTGACCCACGGCGAAGCGCGCGACGGCCATCAGCTGTACCCGGCCATGCCGTACGTGTCGTACCGCACGATCAGCCGCGCCGACAGCGATGCGATCTACGCATTCGTGATGAACCAGCCTGCGGCGAACGTGCCCAACCGCAAGAACGGCGTGCGCTTCCCGGCCAACATCCGCACCGCGCTGCATGGCTGGAACCTGTTGTTCGCGCACCCGCAGGTGCGCTCCGCTTCGCAGGGCAGCAGTGCCGAATGGAAGCGCGGACACTACCTGGTGGAAACCCTGGGCCACTGCGGCGAATGCCACAGTCCCCGCGGCTTGCTCGGCCAGATCGACCGCGACCGGCCGATGGCCGGCAGCACCAAGCTCGGTCGCTTCGCCGCGCCCGACATCACTCCGCAAGGGCTGGCCGCTCGCGGCTGGGACGCGGCCTCGCTGCAGCAGTACCTGGCCACCGGGGTCAGCGCGCAGGCCGTGGCATCGGACGAAATGCTGCGCGTGGTCGACCTGTCGACCAGCCGCCTGCGTCGCGAGGATGTGCACGCAATCGCGGTGTATCTGCTCGGCGACGCGCCGCTGCCGCCGAAGACCGTGGCGAGGGCCGCGACGACTGCTGGACCCGGGCAGCGGCATTACCTGGACCTTTGCTCGGGTTGCCACGGACGTGATGGCGAAGGCGTACCCAACGTCGCGGTGAGCCTGCGGCGCAACACCGCCGTGCACGACAGCAACCCGCACAACCTGATCGTGGCGATTCTCGACGGCTTGCCCGTGCACGACTTCCCCGGGATTGCGCGGATGCAGGACATGCCAGGCTTTGCCGACGACCTCGACGATGCGCAGGTGGCCGCACTTGCTACCTGGTTGCGCCAGCGCCACGGCGCCCAGGCGACTGCGGTCGACGCGTCGGCGGTAGCCGAACTGCGGAAGCAGCGCTGACCCAATGCCCGGATTCCCGGCCCTCCCTTCGCGTTGCGAACGGGAGCAGCGAAGCTGTGGCCTCACGCTGGCGTCTGTCCTGAGCCATGTCCGTCGCCCGGGCATGTTGTCTACAAGCCAATTGTTAAGACGGCGACTTTCCTACGCTATAACGCGTGACAATCCCAGCCGTTCGTCGCCTTCCTGCCCAATGCGCGGCAGAAAATGTGCGCTACGACACATATCTCGCTGACCTGAGCTGACAACGTTGTCAGAAGACGCGGCCAGGACGGCCGTCGACCTTCCCGGAGGCGAGGCGTGCTGGACCAACCACGTTTGGACCCGTCAGGCCCGGATCGGCACCACTCCGTCGGCGCCGACCGATCGGCGCCGCCATCTCCCCTCCCGCGCACGCAGGCACCGCCGCGTCGCCGCATGCATTTCCGCAAGGAAATAGGAGCCTGCCCGGAAGGGCCGGCATGTGTGGTGGTCAATCTCGTATGGGAGGGATGCTCGTGAGATACGCATCAGGGAAAGCTGCACGACCCGCCGGTCTATTGCTGTCCGGCTTGCTCGCACTCGTTGCCTTGCCAACTGCCCAGGCCCAGTCCGCATCCTGTGCGGCGGTACCGGCCTGGAACTCGTCGACGATCTACAACCCGGGCGACAAGCTCGTCTACCAGAACCACCTGTACCAGGCCAACATCCAGATCTGGAACGCGCCACCGACCCACTGTCCCAGCTGCGGCTGGTACCAGGACCTCGGCGTATGCGGCACCGGTGGCGGCAACCAGGCCCCCACCGTGAGCCTGACAGCACCGGCCAATGGCGGCAGCTACAGCGCCGGCAGCAATATCGCGGTGACCGCCAATGCCGCCGACAGCGACGGCAGTGTCAGCAAGGTCGAGTTCTTCCGCGGCACTGCCTCGCTCGGGGTCGACACCAGTGCGCCTTATGCGGTGACCTGGTCGAACGCCGTTGCGGGCACTCATGCCTTCAAGGCCATCGCCACCGACAACCTGGGCGCCACGACGACGTCGGCCACCAGCACCATCACGGTTGCCGGTACGCCACCGGTCGACACCACGCCACCCAGCGTGCCGACCGGACTGGCCGCCAGCGCGCTTTCGTCGAGCAGCATCGGCCTGAGCTGGAACGCCTCCACCGACAACACCGGCGGCACCGGCGTAGCCGGCTATGACGTCTACAGGAATGGCAGCCTGATCGCCTCGCCAGCCGGCACCAGCTACACCAGCAGCGGCCTGGCTGCGAGCACGACCTATTCGTTCACCGTGCGCGCCCGCGATAACGCCAGTCCGGCCAATGCGTCGGCGCAAAGTGCAGCGGTCAGCGCGACCACGCTCACCGGCGGTGGCGGCACCGGCAACAAGCGCGTGATCGGCTACTTCGTGCAGTGGGGCATCTACAGTCGCAACTACCGCGTCAAGAACATCGACACCAGCGGTTCGGCGGCGAAGATGACGCACATCAACTACGCCTTCGGCAACGTCCGCAACAACCGCTGCGAAGTCGGCGTCACCCAGGCCTCCGATCCGAACACCGGCGTCGGCGGCGATGCGTTCGCCGATTACACCAAGGCGTTCGGTGCCGGCGAGAGCGTCAGTGGCACGGCCGACACCTGGAACCAGCCGCTGCGTGGCAGCTGGAACCAGCTCAAGCAACTCAAGGCCAAGTACCCGAACCTGAAGGTGCTGATCTCGCTGGGCGGCTGGACCTACTCGCGCAACTTCTCCAGCGCCGCCAGCGCGGCCAACCGCCAGGCTTTCGTCGCCTCGTGCGTGGATGCCTACATCAGGGGCAACGTGCCGGTGACCGACGGTGCCGGTGGTCCGGGCGCGGCTGCGGGCGTGTTCGACGGCATCGACATCGACTGGGAGTACCCGGTTGCCTGTGGCCTGAGCTGCGGTACGGCTGCAGACAACGCCAACTTCACCGCGCTGCTGGCCGAGTTCCGCCGCCAGCTCGATGCGGTGCGGCCGGGCCTGCTGCTGACCATCGCCGCAGGTGCCGGTGTCGACAAAGTCCGCGTCACCGACCCGGCGACCTACTCGCAGTACCTCGATTACATCAACGTGATGACCTACGACTTCCACGGCACGTGGGATGCGCAGACCAACCATCACTCGTCGCTGTTCGACTCGCCCAACGATCCGTCCACGGGCGACCAGAAGTTCTACAACAGCAACGATGCGATCGAAGCGTTCCTGAGCCGTGGCGTGCCGGCGTCCAAGCTCAACATCGGCATTGGCTTCTACGGTCGCGGCTGGACCAACGTGCCGAACGTCAACAACGGCCTGTACCAGAGCGGCACCGCCGCGCCGGGCACGTATGAAGCCGGCAACGAGGACTACAAGGTGCTCAAGGACCGCCCCGGCACGATCTACACCGATGCCAACGCGCGTGCGACCTGGAAGTACGACGGCAACACGTTCTGGAGCTACGACACGCCGGCCCTGGTCACCGAGAAGATGGGCTACGTGAAGGCGCAGAACCTCGGCGGTGCGTTCTTCTGGGAGTTCAGCGGCGACGACGCCCAGGGCACGCTCGTGAACACGATGAGCAACGGACTCAGATAACCCCCTCTCCAGAACCCTCCTCGGGTTTTGACCCTCAGCGCCGATCCCCGATCGGCGCTCTTTTTTTGGGCCGCGCCCGGGGCGGCTATATAATTCGCCACCCCATGCGCCACTCCCCCTTCCACCGTCGAATGAGCCTGCTGGCGCTGGCCACCATGCTGCTGCTCCTGCTTATGCCGACGGTCGGTCGATTGCTGGCCGGCGTGTCCGGCGCACGCGACGGCGGCGTGTGGACGCAGATGTGCACCATGGCCGGCCTCAAGCTGGTCAAGGTGTCCGCGGGCGCTGCCAACCCGCTGGATCCGGTCACGCCCAACCCCGGCGGCGACCTGCCGATGCAGGACTGCGCCTACTGCCCCGTGCTCAACACGCTGGTCGCACTGGTGCTGTGCGTGGTGTTCGCGCTGGCCGCGGCGCAACGGCAACGCCAGGCGCCACCGCGACGCACCGCGTTGCCAGGAGCACGCTGGCATCCCTGCGGCCTGGGCTCGCGCGGCCCGCCGC
Above is a genomic segment from Lysobacter sp. S4-A87 containing:
- a CDS encoding YceI family protein, coding for MFIHLKSSPLKSSLSRTSQRFTLAASVAASLLLATPAFAANYVQAAGSTLTFASKYEGEVFTGRFPGFVTSFSFDPQQLATAKLDVTIPLASATTANTDRDDALKGSDFFASGKFPQARYTATKFRSLGGNQYAADGSLSLRGVSKPVTLTFTWTPGAKPVLAGKATIKRLDFGVGGGDWADTAAIPNEVAVSTKVVFDPAK
- a CDS encoding glutaredoxin family protein is translated as MPHSLHDSIPAAAPALTLFQRDDCHLCDLALEVLAVARVPEFESVFIDADDGLELRYGVRVPVLRDEGRGIELDWPFDLERLRAFLAEPA
- a CDS encoding L-serine ammonia-lyase; protein product: MAVSSFDLFKIGIGPSSSHTVGPMRAAARFVQRWLVEGGNGDGSDLQRTARIRAEVFGSLALTGRGHGTDKAVLMGLEGHLPNAIDPDIIPPALERIRNSKRIHLHGEHEIGFDEKHDLIMNKRQKLPFHTNGMRFTAFDAAGDVIATRDYYSVGGGFVVNQDEAAEDRIVADETEQPYPFGSGDELLARARESGLTIAQLMYANEKVWRTAEEIDAGLDEIWEAMQACVGRGIRAHGTLPGGLHVSRRAPTLHAELTSRPEAAMRDPLTTLDWVNLYALAVNEENAAGGRVVTAPTNGAAGIIPSVLHYYDRFCPGANIQGVRTFLLTAAAVGILYKENASISGAEVGCQGEVGVACSMAAAGLTAAIGGTSSQIENAAEIGMEHNLGLTCDPIGGLVQIPCIERNAMGAVKAINASRMAMRGDGKHKVSLDKVIKTMRDTGRDMQDKYKETSRGGLAVNVIEC
- a CDS encoding molybdopterin cofactor-binding domain-containing protein; amino-acid sequence: MPARVSRRDFLKCTVVAGISVYIAAPGSAALAALFEQQRLRPLPWDPGTGKIRYRIDATAKVTGEKVFSFDMRGRDLPGWPDQQAHAMLLRATRADRAYAGFDLSMLGDALRPDRVVTAADLQRDGVQFPPFYGEDMLLPEGNTPAYLGHAVALLVWHDFARFRAAKTTLKFRDDIVRYGASTGPLERDPWAAFRYVRVGGATAFDDDAYSSLKDTPLFPSGYSKKRPLWPQANPRGGLDAQGAAHAATIAAALDAPGDDQLVLQREYFSQSIDTAALEPDNGNAWFDAANATLHLVVATQSPQEIAEDGPRVLAASGLNVKNLVLHPCYTVGYGSKDHTPFPFYVLMAGLYGDGRPVRLANDRYEQFQSSLKRHSFRIRYRIAVDRKTGKFGIFQGDMVGDGGGRLNFSPSVCLVAATAAQSIYYFPQSDLASTVISSRALDCGSARGYGTLQSMGATEMLVDEVAAELKLDPIELRQRNVFTTGMKNTQGAIPGGAQRADEVLAQCRAHPLWRDRDKRKREYEATHPGKRHGIGFGCVQKDFGTGAEAAFVEVAFAPDGRLLLRHIGVDMGTGMATSQSALCIPWLGKPADDVRTGETHWPELPMIATGDPWLMQQAEQDRNVGNPRWTPHVCSPSSASNSAYFFSHATREAARLLFTQGLWPAARAIWSEGFGGGQLAPLAIRREDAHWVDGRLTAGGLAGLPLQQLVAKAYELGLATGAIVHTFNRWQWAEADFPLDGEDARLPLDAIALRWGAEGSTGKGTATANGYRMIERTRVFYPPTQRNNAGVVYYSAIGTIAEVAVDTASGKVELINHHSVLECGNPIVAELVSGQLQGGLAMGIGHALHEYLPLYEDGPGDGTWNFNRYTLPRAADVAVWKQTGEVLPALSASDPPKGMAEVVMIAVVPAIVNAIAHATGLRFRELPVTAEKVRAALVAGRVQEQTA
- a CDS encoding (2Fe-2S)-binding protein, which translates into the protein MSTIPARRRPLSLQVNGVAHGPIDVPEDMMLVDVLHEYLGLTGTRFGCGQGECRACTVIVDDERGPREVRSCITGAHYFDGKRIRTVEGHARRDDAGTIVELSPVQQAFLDHFSFQCGYCTPGFVNAATVLLERLRKAPISNDQVEDTISEALNPHLCRCTGYVRYYQAVKALVLATPGLVKGGLVEGGKERAP
- a CDS encoding c-type cytochrome, with amino-acid sequence MTRVGWKRIFAWLLLIVVAVLLIGWISRWWSNRGPVQKVQATPAQIERGRYLADAADCAGCHTAHGGAPLAGGVPLHSPFGTIHGTNITPDGEHGIGRYTADDFFHALTHGEARDGHQLYPAMPYVSYRTISRADSDAIYAFVMNQPAANVPNRKNGVRFPANIRTALHGWNLLFAHPQVRSASQGSSAEWKRGHYLVETLGHCGECHSPRGLLGQIDRDRPMAGSTKLGRFAAPDITPQGLAARGWDAASLQQYLATGVSAQAVASDEMLRVVDLSTSRLRREDVHAIAVYLLGDAPLPPKTVARAATTAGPGQRHYLDLCSGCHGRDGEGVPNVAVSLRRNTAVHDSNPHNLIVAILDGLPVHDFPGIARMQDMPGFADDLDDAQVAALATWLRQRHGAQATAVDASAVAELRKQR
- a CDS encoding glycosyl hydrolase family 18 protein → MLALVALPTAQAQSASCAAVPAWNSSTIYNPGDKLVYQNHLYQANIQIWNAPPTHCPSCGWYQDLGVCGTGGGNQAPTVSLTAPANGGSYSAGSNIAVTANAADSDGSVSKVEFFRGTASLGVDTSAPYAVTWSNAVAGTHAFKAIATDNLGATTTSATSTITVAGTPPVDTTPPSVPTGLAASALSSSSIGLSWNASTDNTGGTGVAGYDVYRNGSLIASPAGTSYTSSGLAASTTYSFTVRARDNASPANASAQSAAVSATTLTGGGGTGNKRVIGYFVQWGIYSRNYRVKNIDTSGSAAKMTHINYAFGNVRNNRCEVGVTQASDPNTGVGGDAFADYTKAFGAGESVSGTADTWNQPLRGSWNQLKQLKAKYPNLKVLISLGGWTYSRNFSSAASAANRQAFVASCVDAYIRGNVPVTDGAGGPGAAAGVFDGIDIDWEYPVACGLSCGTAADNANFTALLAEFRRQLDAVRPGLLLTIAAGAGVDKVRVTDPATYSQYLDYINVMTYDFHGTWDAQTNHHSSLFDSPNDPSTGDQKFYNSNDAIEAFLSRGVPASKLNIGIGFYGRGWTNVPNVNNGLYQSGTAAPGTYEAGNEDYKVLKDRPGTIYTDANARATWKYDGNTFWSYDTPALVTEKMGYVKAQNLGGAFFWEFSGDDAQGTLVNTMSNGLR
- a CDS encoding DUF2946 family protein, giving the protein MRHSPFHRRMSLLALATMLLLLLMPTVGRLLAGVSGARDGGVWTQMCTMAGLKLVKVSAGAANPLDPVTPNPGGDLPMQDCAYCPVLNTLVALVLCVVFALAAAQRQRQAPPRRTALPGARWHPCGLGSRGPPLAL